The following proteins are co-located in the Streptomyces bottropensis ATCC 25435 genome:
- a CDS encoding DUF6668 family protein yields the protein MVESGDAVMQPGTGQAAAGPEIWVRGPVVEPETGPQDPPPRAAASARRFSWVATHGGAGSTTLAAVFGGHDTGRNWPRPEQGEPSSVLLVGRTHAAGLEAVSHTLDIFRRGDAPPGLDLDAIVLVADAPGRLPRQLVQRVKVIGSVIDVYRVPWVPAWRTGDLTGPPPRESAALARLTGRTP from the coding sequence GTGGTGGAGAGCGGTGATGCGGTGATGCAGCCGGGCACGGGACAGGCGGCGGCCGGGCCGGAGATCTGGGTGCGCGGGCCGGTCGTGGAACCGGAGACGGGGCCGCAGGACCCGCCGCCCCGAGCGGCCGCGAGCGCGCGGCGGTTCTCCTGGGTCGCCACGCACGGCGGCGCCGGGTCCACCACCCTCGCGGCGGTCTTCGGCGGTCATGACACGGGCCGCAACTGGCCGCGCCCCGAACAGGGCGAGCCGTCGTCGGTCCTGTTGGTGGGGCGTACGCACGCCGCCGGGCTCGAGGCGGTCTCGCACACCCTGGACATCTTCCGGCGGGGCGACGCACCGCCCGGACTGGACCTCGACGCGATCGTGCTGGTCGCGGACGCGCCCGGCCGGCTGCCCCGGCAGCTCGTGCAACGCGTGAAGGTGATCGGTTCCGTCATAGACGTCTACCGCGTGCCCTGGGTGCCCGCCTGGCGCACCGGTGATCTCACCGGCCCGCCGCCGCGGGAGAGCGCGGCACTGGCCCGACTGACCGGGAGGACCCCATGA